A part of Paenibacillus sp. IHBB 10380 genomic DNA contains:
- a CDS encoding AraC family transcriptional regulator, with product MSNTFLHDEHIDISLDHLLFKIRSIEYLRGGRMEQQLIDSHVLIIVKNGVGRLTMDLHDYLLKQDIVHIALPGQTIGVSSKDVDGLDLYVIKFEVFRDAVPMDSCPLKGEILIYPQTQPIILCDLMYTHCRSDLALERFRGQFVFQELLYWIMTNIRLSPETDSRTALDRTKAYIESHYNENLTIEQLARMAKVSPKYYVDLFKKTYGKSAIDYVTEVRVNCAKQFMVQSDARLRDIAHQVGYNDEFYFSRRFKQEVGVSPTAYMKNRRRKIVAYSTPILGQLLALKMIPYAAPLHPKWSAYYYKMYRKDIPLHLSGYRFNKDWEANIEALSQSGPDMIISLDNLDSHEKEKLEEIAPVSFIPLMDINWREQLQLTAQLLEVSQEADSWLHNYDQKVKFARGRLNQILSDDTVLVMSVHKECYYLCPARGMRDVLYDDLQLNPPSGFDPAEYNQIMTADQLAQFDADRILLNICQEPESLRYWELFQSSSLWQDLKAVRRNHVHFISSDPWREYSAYACERIVDDLLKLLDGDRPN from the coding sequence TTGTCCAATACGTTTCTGCATGATGAACATATAGATATTTCACTGGATCATTTGTTGTTCAAAATTAGAAGTATCGAATATCTACGTGGTGGTCGGATGGAGCAACAACTTATTGATTCGCATGTCCTGATCATCGTGAAGAACGGCGTGGGTCGGTTGACGATGGATCTTCATGATTATCTATTGAAGCAGGATATTGTACATATCGCTCTGCCTGGACAAACGATCGGAGTATCTTCGAAAGATGTAGATGGGCTGGATCTATATGTTATCAAGTTCGAGGTATTTCGAGATGCGGTGCCGATGGATTCGTGTCCGCTAAAGGGGGAGATATTAATTTATCCCCAGACTCAGCCGATCATATTATGTGATTTGATGTACACCCATTGTCGGAGTGATCTAGCATTGGAACGCTTTCGCGGACAGTTTGTTTTTCAGGAATTACTATATTGGATCATGACAAACATTCGACTGTCGCCTGAGACAGACTCACGAACGGCATTAGACCGCACGAAAGCTTATATAGAAAGCCATTATAACGAGAATTTGACGATTGAGCAATTGGCCCGAATGGCGAAGGTTAGCCCTAAATATTATGTGGATTTATTTAAAAAAACGTACGGTAAAAGCGCCATCGATTATGTGACGGAAGTGAGGGTTAATTGTGCTAAACAGTTCATGGTACAATCGGACGCACGATTACGTGATATCGCTCATCAAGTGGGCTATAACGACGAATTTTATTTCAGCCGCAGGTTCAAGCAGGAGGTTGGCGTATCCCCTACAGCCTATATGAAGAATCGTCGTCGTAAAATTGTAGCCTATTCCACGCCCATTCTAGGTCAGTTACTTGCTCTTAAGATGATCCCATATGCGGCTCCACTTCATCCGAAGTGGTCAGCTTACTACTATAAGATGTATCGAAAGGATATCCCCTTACACCTCAGTGGGTACCGCTTTAACAAAGACTGGGAGGCCAATATTGAAGCACTAAGCCAGTCTGGACCGGATATGATCATAAGCTTAGATAATTTAGATTCTCATGAGAAGGAGAAACTGGAGGAAATCGCACCTGTCTCCTTTATTCCCTTGATGGATATAAATTGGCGAGAGCAGTTGCAACTGACAGCGCAATTACTAGAAGTATCCCAAGAAGCAGATTCCTGGTTACATAACTATGATCAGAAGGTGAAGTTCGCTAGGGGGCGCTTGAATCAGATATTGAGTGACGATACGGTTCTCGTGATGAGTGTTCATAAGGAGTGCTACTATCTTTGTCCTGCTCGAGGGATGAGAGATGTACTTTATGATGATTTGCAACTCAATCCGCCATCTGGTTTCGATCCTGCTGAGTATAATCAGATTATGACAGCGGATCAACTCGCACAATTCGATGCAGATCGAATTTTATTAAATATATGTCAGGAACCAGAGTCACTGAGGTATTGGGAACTGTTCCAGTCCTCCTCACTGTGGCAGGATTTGAAAGCAGTCCGTAGAAACCATGTGCATTTTATTTCCTCAGATCCGTGGCGGGAATATTCCGCCTATGCTTGTGAACGAATTGTAGATGATTTGTTGAAGCTTCTAGATGGAGATCGTCCAAATTGA
- a CDS encoding PepSY domain-containing protein, which produces MKTKQKIGAGVLLAVVAIGGVYGIGNVQAANSSTSNSTQKQVIGIEKAEQKALAVAKGQVESIELEKKKGQLYYEVEIDQGQKDVDVLIDAYTGKSLGVRNDNDDNDDDDKMTNATSIEDGSTIGVSKASAVAVNYLKGTVIEVTLDRDEGRLVYEVELKIDGGTAEIGVDAKTAKIVSVDKDLDDHDDDNDDES; this is translated from the coding sequence ATGAAGACGAAACAAAAAATAGGTGCGGGTGTGTTATTAGCTGTAGTAGCTATTGGTGGAGTATACGGTATAGGGAATGTACAAGCTGCTAATTCTAGTACAAGTAACAGTACGCAGAAGCAAGTGATTGGAATTGAAAAGGCCGAACAAAAAGCGCTAGCAGTAGCTAAAGGTCAAGTAGAAAGCATTGAGCTGGAGAAGAAAAAGGGCCAACTATATTACGAGGTTGAGATTGATCAAGGACAGAAGGATGTAGATGTATTAATTGACGCTTATACGGGTAAGTCTCTAGGGGTTAGAAATGACAATGACGACAATGATGATGACGATAAAATGACCAATGCTACATCCATTGAGGATGGTTCCACTATTGGAGTTAGTAAAGCAAGTGCTGTCGCAGTGAATTATCTCAAAGGTACAGTTATTGAAGTTACTCTAGACCGTGATGAAGGCAGACTCGTCTATGAAGTCGAATTGAAGATAGATGGAGGAACAGCTGAAATTGGGGTGGATGCGAAGACAGCTAAGATTGTTTCTGTGGATAAAGATTTAGATGACCATGATGACGATAACGATGATGAATCATAA
- a CDS encoding PepSY domain-containing protein: MNKKIGWISSAVLIIAVVVTLGTVWKSWANSPDILSEEEVIRVVLAEYPGEIVNTSLENDAYRIQVQLEKGLYELRVNAGAGGITSIKRLEAVVPDELQPDEVPNPKPNVDKPHNNPTTGSGKGSSNLVTSDKAIALALKQVPGNVQEVEFRGKDANRYYLVEIDTEDGREAVVQVNGISGAIMSVTWDDDDNDN; the protein is encoded by the coding sequence ATGAACAAAAAAATAGGTTGGATATCGAGTGCTGTCCTTATAATTGCGGTAGTAGTGACACTTGGAACCGTATGGAAATCATGGGCGAATTCACCGGATATTCTATCTGAGGAGGAAGTCATCCGTGTTGTGCTAGCTGAGTATCCTGGTGAGATCGTGAATACTTCGCTTGAGAACGATGCATATCGAATACAGGTTCAATTAGAGAAGGGGCTATACGAGCTGAGGGTAAACGCCGGTGCGGGTGGAATTACATCGATTAAACGATTGGAAGCCGTTGTTCCTGATGAGCTACAACCAGATGAAGTACCCAATCCAAAACCTAACGTAGATAAGCCACACAACAATCCTACGACGGGTAGTGGTAAAGGATCCTCAAATTTGGTTACCAGTGACAAAGCCATCGCTCTTGCTCTCAAGCAGGTACCTGGCAATGTTCAAGAAGTGGAGTTTAGAGGCAAGGATGCCAATAGATATTATCTTGTGGAAATTGACACAGAGGATGGACGTGAAGCGGTGGTACAGGTGAATGGGATCTCGGGTGCAATCATGTCCGTGACTTGGGATGATGACGATAACGATAATTAG
- a CDS encoding sensor histidine kinase, with amino-acid sequence MRLRSKIHLYTSALFAVLLIVMNLSTYYMFSELSVNNQLDRAEAQAIQIANGMRQAAGEIPTQDLLRGYVPVDGMIRMIGSDGTGLPPVTSGSQQHLSKQKAIYDTTKRVQVIDDLDQTYISVSVPVIWSDGEVMNIQVTESMQSTMDTLQVLRIVLMVVTCIALIPVLFSIRLLGRLIMKPISAMTLTMKEIRRSGRFNRLELEGHSKDELMEMSMTFNDMIELLENNYKKQQQFVSNASHELKTPLTIIESYASLLKRRGMDRPELFHESIEAIHSEAIRMKEMTEQLLLLAKQKEQWNISIVKLNLSELAMGSAKAFRNAYRREIHVDGTPDVFGYSDENKLKQLLFIFLDNAQKYSDDDIVVEVGSLDDEAYIRIIDRGIGIASDKLPLVFDRFYRVDEARNRQGGGVGLGLSLAVEIAEVIGVRIELQSVEGKGTTAVIGMTREAPNIS; translated from the coding sequence ATGAGGCTACGAAGCAAAATACATTTGTATACGTCCGCTTTATTTGCTGTATTACTCATTGTTATGAATTTATCTACTTACTATATGTTTAGTGAATTATCTGTCAATAATCAATTAGATCGTGCAGAAGCTCAAGCAATACAAATAGCTAACGGTATGCGCCAGGCAGCTGGAGAGATTCCAACACAAGATTTATTACGTGGTTATGTACCTGTTGATGGAATGATTCGAATGATAGGTTCAGATGGGACAGGTCTTCCTCCCGTTACTTCAGGTTCACAACAACATCTCAGTAAGCAGAAAGCCATATATGACACAACCAAGCGAGTTCAAGTCATAGATGACTTAGATCAGACATACATATCCGTGTCTGTACCGGTGATCTGGTCGGATGGCGAGGTAATGAATATTCAAGTGACGGAAAGTATGCAAAGCACGATGGACACGCTTCAGGTTCTTCGAATTGTACTTATGGTCGTTACATGTATTGCATTGATCCCTGTACTGTTCTCAATTCGCCTACTAGGTCGTCTTATTATGAAGCCGATAAGTGCAATGACCCTTACAATGAAAGAAATTAGGCGTAGCGGACGTTTTAATCGTTTGGAGCTTGAGGGTCATTCGAAAGACGAGCTGATGGAAATGAGTATGACATTTAATGATATGATCGAACTTCTTGAGAATAATTATAAAAAGCAACAACAATTTGTATCTAATGCATCACATGAGCTTAAGACACCCCTGACGATTATCGAGAGTTATGCAAGTCTATTGAAAAGAAGAGGTATGGATCGCCCAGAATTATTCCATGAATCGATTGAAGCGATTCATTCCGAAGCGATTCGAATGAAAGAAATGACGGAGCAACTCTTATTGCTGGCTAAGCAAAAGGAGCAATGGAATATCAGCATCGTAAAGTTAAATCTTTCGGAATTAGCGATGGGGTCTGCCAAAGCATTTCGAAATGCTTATCGCAGGGAGATTCATGTAGACGGGACACCAGATGTATTCGGCTATTCCGATGAGAATAAGCTCAAGCAGCTCTTGTTTATTTTTTTGGATAATGCTCAGAAGTATAGTGACGATGACATTGTGGTTGAAGTTGGATCATTAGATGATGAGGCGTATATTCGTATTATCGATCGTGGTATTGGAATTGCTAGCGACAAACTACCACTTGTCTTTGACCGATTTTACCGCGTGGATGAGGCAAGAAATAGACAGGGTGGGGGCGTAGGGCTTGGTCTTTCCCTAGCTGTAGAGATAGCTGAAGTTATTGGAGTACGTATTGAGCTTCAAAGTGTGGAAGGGAAAGGGACGACAGCGGTGATAGGGATGACAAGAGAAGCGCCTAATATCAGCTAG
- a CDS encoding response regulator transcription factor — MSEYILIVEDEEKIARVLEIELESEGYRVAKVSNGIDALEVYRAGGIDLILLDVMLPGMSGIELLRKIRGNDSQIAILLLTAKDSIEDKVSGLDLGANDYITKPFIIEELLARVRAALRLNALQTEQAITEQWLTVGNLKLNESTREVFRENDSIDLTPREFDLLVYLLKNKRQVLGREQIVSAVWGYDYYGDTNVVDVYIRYVRKKIDRASEPDLIHTVRGVGYVLKDTP, encoded by the coding sequence CTGAGTGAATACATACTGATTGTAGAGGATGAGGAGAAGATAGCTAGAGTTCTCGAAATTGAGTTGGAATCTGAAGGCTATCGAGTGGCTAAGGTCAGCAATGGAATCGATGCACTGGAGGTTTATCGTGCTGGTGGGATTGATCTCATTTTATTAGATGTGATGCTTCCAGGGATGAGCGGGATTGAGTTGCTCAGGAAAATTAGGGGGAACGATTCCCAAATAGCTATTCTACTTCTGACAGCAAAAGATTCGATTGAAGATAAGGTCTCAGGTCTTGATCTAGGGGCTAATGATTATATTACTAAACCATTTATCATTGAAGAGCTGCTCGCACGTGTACGTGCTGCTCTAAGATTAAACGCGCTCCAGACGGAGCAAGCTATCACGGAGCAGTGGCTAACAGTTGGCAATTTGAAGCTTAATGAAAGCACGAGGGAAGTATTCCGAGAGAATGATTCCATTGATTTAACGCCACGTGAATTTGATCTGCTCGTATATCTTCTCAAGAACAAACGGCAGGTCTTGGGTAGGGAGCAGATTGTATCTGCGGTATGGGGGTATGATTATTACGGAGATACGAATGTTGTTGATGTATATATTCGGTATGTACGCAAAAAAATTGATCGTGCAAGCGAGCCTGATCTCATTCATACCGTTCGTGGTGTCGGTTATGTGCTGAAGGACACTCCATGA
- the rbsK gene encoding ribokinase, translating to MKVPNIVVIGSLNMDIVIEADRQPKLGETILGSKAQFIPGGKGANQAVAAARLGAKTTMIGAVGGDSFGQELLKALDDNGIDRHAVKIVDSSSTGIASIFLASGDNSIVVVQGANQDLLPKDIDLYDDVIQAADIILIQLEISLETVCYAVNKAKSYGKTVVLNPAPAQVLPDELLRQVDYMTPNRSELGLLTGRDAEGDELEIAIQDLMDRGVANIITTLGADGSAFMDHHKLHMIPGYKVPVMDTTGAGDSFNAALAYSLALDLDLEKAVSFAAKVSALAVTKFGAQAGMPTMEAVHQFAASVKGDI from the coding sequence ATGAAGGTTCCTAACATAGTTGTGATCGGTAGCTTGAATATGGATATTGTGATTGAAGCAGACAGACAACCAAAGCTGGGTGAGACAATTCTCGGGTCTAAAGCGCAATTTATTCCTGGAGGTAAAGGGGCTAATCAAGCTGTAGCGGCGGCTCGTCTAGGCGCCAAGACAACGATGATTGGTGCTGTCGGTGGAGATAGCTTCGGACAGGAGTTATTGAAGGCTTTGGATGATAACGGGATCGATAGACACGCCGTGAAGATTGTAGATAGTAGTTCTACGGGTATTGCTTCTATTTTTCTAGCAAGTGGAGATAACAGTATTGTTGTTGTTCAAGGAGCTAATCAGGATTTACTGCCTAAGGATATTGATCTGTACGATGATGTTATTCAAGCAGCAGATATTATTCTAATTCAATTAGAAATCTCATTAGAAACCGTTTGCTACGCTGTCAACAAAGCGAAATCATATGGCAAGACAGTCGTTCTTAATCCAGCACCAGCACAGGTTTTACCTGACGAGCTACTTCGTCAGGTGGATTACATGACACCCAATCGCTCGGAGTTGGGTTTGCTTACGGGACGGGACGCCGAAGGCGATGAGTTGGAGATAGCTATACAAGATCTAATGGACAGAGGCGTAGCTAATATCATCACTACGCTTGGTGCGGATGGATCAGCCTTCATGGACCATCATAAATTGCACATGATTCCAGGGTATAAGGTACCTGTGATGGATACGACGGGGGCAGGAGATTCATTTAATGCGGCACTAGCTTATTCATTAGCATTAGATCTTGATTTAGAGAAAGCCGTCTCATTCGCAGCCAAGGTCTCGGCATTAGCGGTAACGAAGTTTGGAGCTCAAGCAGGGATGCCGACCATGGAAGCTGTTCATCAGTTTGCTGCAAGTGTCAAGGGGGATATCTAA
- a CDS encoding LacI family DNA-binding transcriptional regulator — protein MATIRDVAKLAGISVSTVSRYLNKSGYVNAETELNIKRAIEQLKYIPSGVARGLAGKNTKTFALVLPDISNPFFPELARAVEDVATTYGFTVIFCNSDGDVDKERNYIDILKGQFIDGIIFASNTLSQGDVNKLAAYNIPFVCLDRAPTNEACSVVRSNNLEGAELAVKHLLESGCRKIGHIYGPQELVTAKERLLGYEKSVKGFGWFSPSLMVPGDFSIRSGIAATELLIQQHPDIDAIFAGNDLMAVGALKALHRLGIQVPEQVSVCGFDGIFMTEITEPELTTIAQPIYEMGAMVSRILIKKIEGCIIEDKVHELDVKLIERSSTKRREEHEGS, from the coding sequence ATGGCAACGATACGCGACGTAGCTAAACTGGCGGGAATCTCAGTGTCTACTGTTTCTCGTTACTTAAACAAAAGTGGGTATGTGAATGCTGAGACAGAACTAAATATTAAACGTGCGATAGAACAATTAAAATATATACCTAGTGGAGTTGCCAGAGGACTTGCAGGTAAGAATACCAAAACATTCGCTTTAGTGTTGCCTGATATTTCTAACCCTTTTTTCCCTGAGTTGGCGAGGGCAGTTGAGGATGTGGCAACGACTTATGGATTTACCGTTATTTTTTGTAATTCCGATGGGGATGTGGATAAAGAAAGGAATTACATTGATATTTTAAAGGGTCAATTTATCGATGGTATTATTTTTGCCTCCAATACATTATCACAAGGTGATGTGAATAAACTGGCCGCATATAACATTCCTTTTGTCTGTCTAGATCGGGCGCCTACGAATGAAGCATGTAGCGTCGTTCGATCGAACAATCTCGAGGGTGCGGAATTAGCTGTTAAGCATCTTTTGGAATCGGGTTGTCGTAAAATCGGGCATATTTATGGTCCGCAGGAACTGGTTACGGCTAAAGAGAGATTACTGGGCTATGAGAAATCAGTAAAAGGGTTTGGGTGGTTCAGTCCATCTCTTATGGTCCCAGGTGATTTCAGTATTAGAAGCGGCATTGCAGCTACAGAACTACTCATACAGCAACATCCTGACATAGATGCAATCTTTGCTGGGAATGATCTGATGGCAGTTGGTGCCTTGAAAGCATTACACCGCTTAGGAATACAAGTGCCTGAGCAAGTGTCCGTTTGTGGTTTTGATGGAATATTCATGACTGAAATTACAGAACCTGAATTAACGACTATTGCACAGCCTATTTATGAAATGGGAGCTATGGTTTCTAGAATTTTAATTAAAAAAATAGAAGGTTGTATCATAGAAGATAAAGTGCATGAGTTAGATGTAAAGTTAATAGAGAGAAGTTCCACGAAAAGGAGAGAAGAGCATGAAGGTTCCTAA
- a CDS encoding IS110 family transposase, with protein MKHVVAFDVSMGKSTMVIYNRYRQCEFEGELEHTYSAFKALNERLQSLTVQDGQAPEIVFEATGVYSKALERFFRVEGYDYCRINPLEANLQMASMRRQKTDKSDAHELAKSHFRVEREKTYQEDDYYLQIRALTRYYDELDHEIAHLFNRMHAILQLSFPELERLFSTRSALFLNVVQCYAHPDEVLACSKTVIRNRLKANTRKNLSWIRAEEKGMALLEAAKNSYPAISKDDVRCEQVRDYAKRMAHLKGKKEALVKKMVELSRERTEYQVLISFPGIGEATAVRLIGEIGEIRRFKSHKQLNAYVGIDIRRYQSGNTFYKDKINKRGNHKLRKILYYMIQTMISLRKKTMNHIVEYYDKLKTQPQRKPHKVASIACVNKFLKVAFHLITHDITYDYETASACL; from the coding sequence ATGAAACATGTTGTGGCATTTGATGTCAGTATGGGGAAAAGTACGATGGTGATCTACAATCGTTACCGTCAATGTGAATTTGAAGGAGAATTGGAACATACTTATTCAGCGTTCAAAGCATTAAACGAAAGACTCCAATCCTTAACCGTTCAAGATGGCCAAGCACCCGAAATCGTATTTGAAGCAACAGGTGTTTATTCAAAAGCATTAGAACGATTTTTCCGAGTAGAGGGCTATGATTATTGCCGAATCAATCCACTAGAGGCCAACCTACAAATGGCCTCGATGCGTAGACAAAAAACAGATAAAAGCGATGCACATGAGCTCGCTAAATCCCATTTCCGAGTGGAACGGGAAAAGACGTATCAGGAAGATGACTATTACCTTCAAATACGTGCCTTAACACGCTACTACGATGAGTTAGATCATGAAATCGCACATCTTTTCAATCGAATGCATGCTATTCTACAGCTCAGTTTCCCAGAGCTAGAAAGACTATTTTCTACGCGCTCCGCCCTTTTTCTAAATGTTGTTCAATGTTACGCTCATCCAGATGAGGTATTAGCTTGTTCAAAAACAGTCATTCGAAATCGTTTAAAAGCAAACACAAGAAAAAATTTATCATGGATACGTGCAGAAGAAAAAGGGATGGCCTTACTCGAAGCTGCAAAAAATTCATATCCAGCTATTTCAAAGGATGATGTACGTTGCGAACAAGTACGAGATTATGCCAAGCGGATGGCTCATTTAAAGGGAAAAAAGGAAGCACTCGTCAAAAAAATGGTCGAGCTATCGAGGGAGCGAACGGAGTATCAAGTCCTGATATCTTTTCCTGGAATTGGCGAAGCAACAGCTGTTCGTTTAATCGGAGAAATCGGTGAGATACGTCGCTTTAAAAGTCACAAGCAATTAAACGCATACGTTGGCATTGATATTAGGCGTTATCAATCTGGAAATACCTTTTACAAAGATAAAATCAATAAGCGTGGAAATCATAAACTGCGTAAGATTTTGTATTATATGATTCAAACGATGATTAGCCTTCGGAAAAAGACAATGAATCACATTGTAGAGTATTATGACAAATTAAAAACGCAACCTCAGAGAAAGCCTCATAAAGTTGCGTCGATCGCTTGTGTGAATAAGTTCCTGAAAGTAGCATTTCACCTTATTACACACGACATCACCTATGATTACGAAACAGCATCCGCCTGTTTGTAA
- a CDS encoding IS3 family transposase yields MRSSERIPGDGELLRKKVGTDQATKYTLTLVRQVDLYHAIQELNKEKGYAITKLCALAGVARSAYYKWLNWTPSARELEIHALAKEVKLRYDKRKGILGYRQMRTQLNRKLKKTYNKKRYYRIMRALGLKAVIRRERPSYVKASEIHVVENVMKRNFDANSPNSKWCTDVTELKYGNGRKAYLSAIIDVYDNAIVSWVLSHSNNNKLVMDTLKKAYKKNPSVTPLLQSDRGFQYTSHEYNRLHVKYGYMKSMSRVSRCLDNQPIERFWGTYKSESYYLTKFHTYEDVFKDVSEYIRYYNNYRYTECLGGLSPNEYRRTV; encoded by the coding sequence ATTAGAAGCTCGGAACGAATACCTGGAGATGGAGAACTCCTTCGCAAAAAAGTTGGCACAGATCAAGCAACGAAATACACGCTAACCCTCGTTCGACAAGTAGACTTGTATCATGCGATTCAAGAACTGAACAAAGAAAAAGGTTACGCAATTACGAAGTTGTGTGCGTTAGCAGGGGTTGCTCGATCTGCCTATTACAAGTGGTTAAACTGGACGCCATCTGCCAGGGAACTTGAAATTCATGCGCTAGCTAAAGAAGTGAAGCTTCGTTATGACAAGCGAAAAGGGATACTTGGGTATCGTCAAATGCGTACTCAGCTAAACCGAAAACTCAAAAAGACTTACAACAAAAAACGCTATTATCGAATCATGCGTGCTCTTGGACTCAAAGCAGTCATCCGTAGGGAACGGCCGAGCTACGTGAAAGCCTCTGAAATCCATGTCGTTGAAAATGTAATGAAACGTAACTTTGATGCCAATTCTCCTAATTCAAAGTGGTGTACGGATGTCACCGAGTTGAAGTATGGGAATGGTCGCAAGGCCTATTTAAGCGCTATTATCGATGTATACGATAACGCCATTGTTTCATGGGTATTAAGCCATTCCAACAACAATAAACTCGTGATGGATACGCTGAAGAAGGCTTACAAGAAGAATCCCAGTGTAACCCCACTCCTCCAAAGCGACAGAGGCTTCCAGTACACATCTCATGAGTATAATCGACTCCACGTAAAATATGGATATATGAAAAGCATGTCTCGTGTGAGCCGATGCTTGGACAACCAACCTATTGAACGATTTTGGGGTACTTACAAATCAGAAAGCTATTATCTTACAAAGTTTCACACCTATGAAGACGTCTTTAAAGACGTTAGCGAATATATTCGCTATTACAACAACTACCGCTATACAGAGTGTTTGGGTGGTTTGTCACCTAATGAATACCGCCGAACTGTATAA
- a CDS encoding helix-turn-helix domain-containing protein encodes MSKRSPTSLEVKLHAVQRCLGHKSNPNYEAKQLGVSKGTVTDWIRKYKADGLEGLKESKTWKTYSKKAKLAAIKELLSGHYSLSAVTKKYHISSTSVLRNWISKYTSEIELKPTRKGKGLSHMNNGRKTSFEERIEIAQYTIANDLDYQKAIAKYDVSYQQVYAWVRKYQGGSEDALKDNRGRKKPVEELDEHERLKLRIKQLEARNEYLEMENSFAKKLAQIKQRNTR; translated from the coding sequence ATGTCTAAAAGAAGTCCTACTTCTTTAGAAGTAAAATTACACGCCGTTCAGCGGTGTCTTGGGCATAAGTCAAATCCAAACTATGAAGCAAAACAGCTCGGGGTAAGTAAGGGAACCGTCACGGATTGGATAAGAAAATATAAGGCAGATGGTTTGGAAGGGCTAAAGGAATCAAAGACATGGAAAACATACTCAAAGAAAGCGAAGCTTGCTGCTATTAAAGAGTTATTGTCTGGTCATTACTCCTTATCAGCGGTAACAAAAAAGTACCATATTTCAAGTACAAGTGTCCTGAGGAATTGGATTTCCAAGTATACTAGTGAGATAGAATTGAAACCTACTCGTAAAGGAAAGGGACTATCTCATATGAATAATGGACGTAAAACATCTTTTGAAGAACGCATTGAAATTGCACAATATACCATCGCTAATGATTTGGATTATCAGAAAGCGATCGCAAAGTACGATGTATCCTATCAGCAAGTGTACGCATGGGTTCGGAAATATCAAGGAGGCAGTGAGGATGCTCTCAAGGACAATCGCGGTCGCAAAAAGCCTGTAGAGGAACTAGATGAGCATGAACGTCTTAAGCTACGGATCAAGCAATTAGAAGCTCGGAACGAATACCTGGAGATGGAGAACTCCTTCGCAAAAAAGTTGGCACAGATCAAGCAACGAAATACACGCTAA
- the coaD gene encoding pantetheine-phosphate adenylyltransferase: MRAIYPGSFDPFTLGHLNILERASKLFDHIDIVIANNNSKDNMFTSEQRLQIVALSVAHLDTSVSILTCSGLIADYINEQKIEAIIRGIRGSTDLDYEIKLEQYNSKASSAETIYLTPQTEHLNTSSTLVRMFLETQRINLAAEYMRSEALSYIDSIRLI; the protein is encoded by the coding sequence ATGAGAGCCATATACCCAGGGTCTTTTGACCCTTTTACTTTAGGTCACTTGAATATATTAGAGAGGGCTTCAAAACTGTTTGACCACATTGATATTGTCATTGCTAATAATAACTCGAAAGACAATATGTTTACATCTGAGCAAAGACTTCAGATTGTAGCTTTATCTGTAGCTCATTTAGATACTTCAGTTAGCATTCTTACATGTTCGGGATTAATCGCTGATTACATCAATGAACAGAAAATTGAAGCCATTATTCGTGGGATTAGAGGGTCAACAGACTTAGATTACGAGATAAAATTGGAACAATATAATAGCAAGGCCAGTAGTGCGGAGACTATTTATCTAACACCGCAAACAGAACATCTAAATACAAGCAGCACCTTAGTAAGGATGTTTCTAGAAACGCAAAGAATTAATCTGGCGGCCGAGTACATGAGATCAGAAGCACTAAGTTATATAGATTCAATACGATTAATTTAA